In Mycolicibacter virginiensis, the DNA window CTGGTCGTGCTGTGGGGATCTGCGGGGTTGTTGGGCTTCGTCGAGAACGACTGGGGTTTCAAAATCATCTTCGGTCTGCCCGGCATCGTGCTGGCCAGCATCTTCGTCACGCTGCCGTTCGTGATCCGGGAAGTCGAACCGGTGCTGCACGAACTGGGCACCGATATGGAAGAAGCGTCGGCCACGCTGGGTTCGAGCTGGTGGCAGACGTTCTGGCGGATCACGCTGCCGTCGATCCGTTGGGGGCTGACGTACGGGATCGTGCTCACGGTGGCGCGCACCCTCGGTGAGTACGGCGCGGTGTTGATCGTGTCGTCCAATCTGCCCGGAAAGTCCCAGACGCTGACGCTGCTGGTGTCTGACCGTTACAACCGCGGCGCCGAATACGGCGCCTACGCCTTGTCCACGCTGTTGATGACTGTGTCGGTGTTGGTCTTGATCGTTCAGGTGGTGCTCGACGTTCGGGCCGGAAAGGGAGACAAATGAGCAACGCAATCACGGTGCGCGGGGCGAACAAGCGCTACGGCGACTTCGTCGCGTTGGATAACGTCGACTTCGCGGTCCCGTCCGGTTCGTTGACGGCGCTGCTCGGCCCCAGCGGCTCGGGTAAGTCGACGCTGCTACGCGCCATCGCCGGCCTGGACCACCCGGACAGCGGAACGGTCACCATTAATGGCGTCGACGTCACCGGTGTGCCGCCGCAGCGGCGCGGCATCGGATTCGTCTTCCAGCACTACGCGGCGTTCAAGCACATGACGGTGCGCGACAACGTGGCG includes these proteins:
- the cysW gene encoding sulfate ABC transporter permease subunit CysW, coding for MTSTRKFRYLFRFLAVAYIGLLLIVPVSLILWRSFEPGLGQFFDYISTPAAISALQLSLLVVAIVVPLNVIFGIPTALVLARNKFRGKGVLQAIIDLPFAVSPVIVGVALVVLWGSAGLLGFVENDWGFKIIFGLPGIVLASIFVTLPFVIREVEPVLHELGTDMEEASATLGSSWWQTFWRITLPSIRWGLTYGIVLTVARTLGEYGAVLIVSSNLPGKSQTLTLLVSDRYNRGAEYGAYALSTLLMTVSVLVLIVQVVLDVRAGKGDK